A window of Gammaproteobacteria bacterium contains these coding sequences:
- the lpxK gene encoding tetraacyldisaccharide 4'-kinase, translating to MSNSVEQYWYRTPERVPFWLKILSRVFRVLAFIRRVGFLLFFFRVYRPKIPVIVVGNINVGGTGKTPFTAWLVKRLKKAGLKPGIVSRGYGGQASHWPQQVRPDSDPTMVGDEAVLLARHCECPMAVAPERVTAIKELIRYNDIDVIISDDGMQHYAMGRDLEIAIIDGERRFGNGYCLPAGPLREPVSRLERVDYCVTNGGKAKDREYAMQLVVTEVINVANPNKKISLDTLRGKSVHAVAGIGNPQRFFDQVKTHGLNLQEHAFEDHHRFVASDFNFVKSDDVVLMTEKDAVKCERFAGPNFWFVRVRAEVSNELSKQIISQVEKKLSARKHRWTASYSTS from the coding sequence GTGAGTAACTCCGTAGAACAATATTGGTATCGAACACCTGAACGGGTACCGTTCTGGTTGAAGATATTGTCGCGGGTTTTTCGCGTGCTGGCCTTTATTCGTCGCGTCGGTTTTCTTTTATTCTTTTTTCGCGTCTACCGGCCAAAAATACCCGTTATTGTCGTAGGTAATATCAATGTGGGTGGCACGGGCAAGACGCCGTTTACCGCATGGCTAGTCAAACGTCTGAAAAAGGCCGGGTTAAAGCCGGGTATTGTCAGTCGTGGTTATGGCGGGCAGGCCAGTCATTGGCCGCAACAGGTTCGACCCGATAGTGATCCGACGATGGTAGGTGATGAAGCCGTGTTACTGGCCCGTCACTGCGAATGTCCGATGGCGGTAGCGCCAGAACGGGTGACCGCAATCAAAGAACTAATTCGCTATAACGATATCGATGTCATCATTTCCGATGATGGTATGCAGCACTACGCCATGGGTAGAGACCTGGAAATTGCCATCATCGACGGGGAGCGCCGTTTTGGTAATGGATATTGTCTCCCCGCCGGTCCATTACGTGAGCCTGTGTCGCGACTGGAGCGAGTCGATTATTGCGTGACCAATGGCGGCAAGGCCAAGGATCGGGAATACGCCATGCAGCTTGTCGTCACCGAAGTCATCAACGTGGCCAATCCCAATAAGAAGATCAGTCTCGACACGCTGCGAGGCAAATCGGTACACGCGGTGGCCGGGATAGGGAATCCTCAACGGTTTTTTGATCAGGTAAAGACACACGGTCTGAATTTGCAGGAACATGCCTTCGAAGACCATCACCGTTTTGTCGCCAGTGATTTTAATTTTGTTAAATCCGACGATGTGGTACTCATGACCGAGAAAGATGCGGTAAAATGCGAGCGTTTTGCCGGCCCCAACTTCTGGTTTGTGCGCGTACGCGCCGAAGTCAGCAATGAGTTGAGCAAGCAGATTATTTCTCAGGTTGAAAAGAAATTGAGTGCAAGGAAACATCGATGGACAGCAAGTTACTCGACATCTTAG
- the msbA gene encoding lipid A export permease/ATP-binding protein MsbA: MSKQTLDLSNGSAIYGHLLTYVKPYWKAFAVAMFGMVFVAGTETGFAALMKPLLDGSFVERDPTTMYLIPTAIIAIFIVRGIGSFATEYCMAWVGRYVIRDLRREMYDHFLYLPTRFFDSQSSGKLLSKLIYDAEQVASASSNAIKVIIQDSLTLLGLLGWMFYLNWKLTLIFITVGPITSVIVVRVNKRMRRISSTIQNSVAELNHIAQESIDANREVKIFGGQEYEREEFHKANEHNRQQNIKVVSTNSMAVPFIQLLVAFFLAGIVYYATRPSVVEEITVGSFMSFIAAAILLLSPLKRLTTVNATLQRGIAAAASIFGFLQQKCEADSGTLCLPQTRGEVEFRDLSFRYNDDKGDVLHNISLRVKVGESIALVGRSGSGKTTLVSLIPRFYDAPEGTIFLDDIDIRQLKLSELRQHIALVSQNITLFNDTIAHNIAYGRLSDVTEEKIVAAAKAAHAMEFIERLPDGVNTIVGERGVLLSGGQRQRLAIARAILKNAPILILDEATSALDTESERFIQAALEELMKGRTTFVIAHRLSTIENVDTIVVMDQGRIVERGTHAELLAKDGYYATLHRLQFNENADPVL; the protein is encoded by the coding sequence ATGTCAAAACAAACACTCGATCTCTCCAATGGAAGTGCCATCTATGGTCATCTTCTTACCTATGTAAAACCGTATTGGAAGGCCTTTGCCGTGGCGATGTTCGGCATGGTTTTCGTTGCAGGTACCGAGACTGGCTTTGCTGCCTTGATGAAGCCTCTTCTCGACGGTTCTTTCGTCGAGCGTGATCCAACGACAATGTATCTAATCCCAACGGCGATAATCGCGATCTTCATCGTCCGGGGAATAGGTTCGTTTGCCACGGAATATTGCATGGCGTGGGTCGGGCGATATGTTATCCGCGATTTGCGCCGTGAGATGTATGATCACTTTCTGTATCTGCCAACGCGTTTCTTTGATTCTCAGTCATCGGGTAAATTGCTTTCCAAGCTCATCTACGACGCCGAACAGGTGGCGTCTGCTTCGAGTAATGCCATCAAGGTAATCATACAAGATAGTCTGACGCTATTAGGTTTGTTGGGCTGGATGTTTTATCTCAACTGGAAACTGACCCTGATTTTTATTACCGTCGGGCCAATTACCAGTGTGATAGTTGTCCGCGTTAATAAGCGCATGCGACGAATCAGTAGTACGATACAAAATTCCGTCGCAGAGCTTAATCACATTGCTCAGGAAAGTATCGACGCCAATCGGGAAGTCAAAATATTTGGTGGTCAGGAATACGAGCGTGAAGAATTTCATAAAGCCAATGAACATAACCGCCAACAAAATATAAAAGTTGTCAGCACCAATAGTATGGCGGTGCCCTTTATACAATTGCTGGTCGCTTTTTTTCTGGCAGGTATCGTCTATTATGCGACGCGACCGTCAGTAGTCGAAGAGATCACCGTTGGTAGTTTTATGTCGTTTATCGCCGCCGCAATATTGTTGCTTTCACCGTTAAAGCGATTGACCACGGTTAACGCGACATTGCAACGAGGTATTGCCGCCGCGGCTAGCATCTTTGGATTTTTGCAACAAAAATGCGAGGCAGACAGCGGGACGCTATGTTTACCGCAAACACGAGGCGAAGTGGAATTCAGAGACCTCAGTTTTCGCTATAACGACGACAAAGGCGATGTGTTACATAATATTTCTCTGCGCGTAAAGGTCGGTGAAAGCATTGCGCTTGTAGGACGCTCTGGCAGCGGTAAAACAACCTTAGTGAGCCTGATTCCACGATTCTACGACGCGCCTGAGGGGACGATATTTCTCGACGACATTGATATACGTCAACTCAAACTCAGTGAGCTGCGCCAGCATATCGCGCTGGTCAGCCAGAACATCACCTTGTTCAACGATACGATTGCACACAATATCGCTTATGGACGCCTATCCGATGTTACGGAAGAGAAAATTGTCGCTGCCGCCAAAGCCGCTCACGCCATGGAATTTATCGAACGTCTGCCTGATGGCGTCAATACGATAGTAGGCGAACGTGGCGTGTTGTTGTCCGGAGGTCAGCGTCAGCGACTGGCAATTGCGCGCGCTATTTTGAAGAATGCGCCAATACTGATATTGGATGAAGCCACCTCTGCGCTGGATACCGAGTCTGAACGCTTTATCCAGGCTGCGCTGGAAGAATTAATGAAGGGTCGCACCACTTTTGTTATTGCCCACCGCCTGTCCACTATCGAGAACGTGGACACCATTGTCGTTATGGATCAGGGGCGCATCGTTGAACGGGGCACCCATGCGGAGTTGCTTGCGAAAGACGGATATTACGCCACATTGCATCGTTTGCAATTCAATGAAAACGCTGACCCCGTCCTATAG
- a CDS encoding response regulator: MRVLIVDDDILCAEITASIVLHCGYEATINDNGAAALRTIQSNPSGFGLVIMDLLLGDGNGLAVAKQIREVSSKVGFLFVTGYDLNEHQDMKKEIEKIGKALQKPVHRDVLKAEIDNVAKAA; encoded by the coding sequence ATGCGAGTCCTGATAGTCGACGACGATATCTTGTGTGCGGAAATTACCGCTTCCATTGTACTGCATTGTGGCTACGAAGCGACGATCAACGACAATGGGGCAGCGGCCTTACGTACGATTCAGTCCAACCCCTCAGGTTTTGGCCTGGTGATTATGGATTTGTTACTTGGTGATGGCAATGGATTGGCCGTGGCAAAGCAAATTCGCGAAGTCAGTTCAAAAGTGGGATTTCTGTTCGTCACCGGTTACGACTTGAATGAACACCAGGATATGAAAAAAGAAATCGAAAAAATCGGTAAGGCTTTGCAAAAGCCTGTGCATAGAGATGTATTGAAAGCTGAAATTGATAATGTCGCGAAAGCGGCGTAA
- a CDS encoding DUF5610 domain-containing protein, which yields MFDPLMQFSPGLGSNKLTKFKNPSVDHQKWLEKAVEAKLDNRGLNFQHSAQAILRQRLEDAAQNSLITPTSVPIFELDPEAFSPEAIAERILNFVGKAIAERSANNGADKDALLAQAKIGVENGFNEAVDVLKNLGIYQDEIQDNAEKTYDLINQGLNNFSFDSAPAVSTALEFGLSSQSYAEQKSLSLQIQTKDGDTVTINIQRDLAYEQSTSELQQQGLSIHESRTAFSSQNNLQYTVEGSLDEEEMTAIENLVRDIHTTSSTFFNGDSQVALHHALDIGYDTTEIAAFSLQLSHQQTSSATQAYATIDGLKENTRGHGYAPKQAEQLFSPLSGVMKELNGLVHRSSALLAQARLDAKQLFDALSVMDSRNYPALDKLEQHTQQPLSSFTERFFQGLPF from the coding sequence ATGTTTGATCCATTAATGCAGTTTTCTCCGGGCCTTGGCAGTAATAAGCTGACTAAGTTTAAAAATCCCTCTGTCGACCATCAAAAGTGGCTGGAAAAAGCTGTCGAAGCCAAACTCGACAATAGAGGACTGAATTTTCAACATAGCGCACAGGCGATTCTTAGACAGCGCCTGGAAGATGCCGCACAAAATTCATTGATTACGCCTACCAGCGTACCCATATTCGAACTCGATCCGGAAGCGTTCTCGCCCGAAGCCATAGCTGAACGAATTTTAAATTTCGTGGGAAAGGCCATCGCTGAAAGGAGCGCTAATAATGGCGCCGATAAAGACGCTCTGCTCGCGCAGGCAAAGATCGGCGTCGAAAACGGTTTTAACGAAGCCGTTGACGTACTTAAAAATCTGGGCATCTATCAAGACGAAATTCAGGACAACGCCGAAAAAACCTATGACCTGATTAATCAGGGTTTGAACAATTTTTCATTTGACTCCGCGCCAGCTGTTTCCACTGCACTCGAGTTTGGCCTCAGCAGTCAAAGTTACGCCGAGCAGAAATCGCTTTCACTACAGATTCAAACCAAGGATGGAGACACCGTAACCATCAACATCCAACGTGACCTTGCCTATGAGCAATCAACAAGTGAATTGCAACAACAAGGTCTCAGTATCCATGAATCGAGAACTGCGTTTTCCTCACAGAACAATCTTCAATACACCGTCGAAGGTTCACTCGACGAAGAGGAAATGACAGCGATTGAAAATCTTGTACGTGATATTCATACGACATCGAGCACATTCTTTAACGGTGACTCGCAGGTGGCTTTACATCACGCACTGGACATCGGTTATGACACAACTGAAATCGCTGCATTTTCATTACAGCTTTCTCACCAGCAAACCTCTAGCGCAACACAGGCCTATGCCACGATCGATGGCTTGAAAGAGAACACTCGAGGCCATGGCTACGCTCCGAAACAGGCCGAACAACTATTTTCGCCCCTGTCCGGGGTAATGAAGGAGCTGAACGGTCTGGTACACCGATCATCCGCCCTGCTTGCACAGGCCAGACTGGATGCCAAACAATTGTTCGATGCCCTATCTGTGATGGACTCGCGCAATTACCCGGCCCTGGACAAACTCGAACAACACACTCAGCAGCCTCTGAGCAGTTTCACCGAACGGTTTTTCCAAGGTCTGCCCTTCTAA
- a CDS encoding porin, translated as MRKIIIPSGLFAFGLLAHPAQAAIDVYGQIHLSAEYIDLERYQGDSAGYADTTLSSNATTLGLKGEHELNYGFKAMWVLESNVDIAGERDWLVARNRYVGLEHAYGTLIAGYHDTPVKQLGERIDFWPETIGDRRNILGYGMGLESDVRARNCAMFVFPTVYNTTISFMGSVGNDDDPTSDSQYLVSSSLLYQHEFFFFGMGAERQMRTDIRHDSARFIGGITAGGFKLNGLIDYMKSPVHDAFDRRSIGGGASYTILDTSFRLQGYYASDYQNSDITDAVSISAGISQSFSKSLQMYLIYATTINGANAQYGLGAGEHGDHYSPDEPGINMYGVSAGINYRFE; from the coding sequence ATGCGGAAAATTATTATACCCAGCGGCCTGTTCGCGTTTGGCTTGTTGGCGCATCCCGCCCAGGCGGCTATCGATGTCTACGGACAAATTCATTTATCAGCAGAATATATCGATCTCGAACGCTATCAGGGTGATAGCGCAGGCTATGCTGACACTACCCTTTCATCAAACGCCACCACCCTCGGACTCAAGGGTGAGCACGAATTGAATTACGGATTCAAGGCCATGTGGGTTCTGGAGAGCAATGTGGATATCGCTGGCGAACGTGACTGGCTGGTGGCGAGAAACCGCTACGTGGGGCTGGAACACGCCTACGGCACGCTCATCGCCGGATACCACGACACCCCGGTTAAACAACTGGGTGAACGAATCGACTTCTGGCCGGAAACTATCGGTGATCGTCGCAACATCCTGGGATATGGCATGGGACTGGAGTCCGATGTACGCGCACGAAACTGCGCCATGTTTGTCTTTCCGACGGTTTATAACACCACGATTTCGTTTATGGGCTCAGTCGGTAACGATGATGACCCTACCTCCGATAGTCAGTATCTCGTCAGTAGCAGCCTTCTATACCAACATGAATTCTTCTTTTTCGGCATGGGTGCGGAACGGCAGATGCGGACCGATATCCGGCACGACAGTGCTCGATTTATCGGCGGCATCACTGCAGGTGGATTCAAGCTGAACGGTTTGATTGATTACATGAAATCACCGGTACACGATGCATTCGACCGCCGATCTATTGGCGGTGGGGCCTCGTATACGATTCTCGATACCAGCTTCCGACTCCAGGGCTATTATGCGTCGGACTATCAGAACAGCGACATAACTGATGCGGTCAGTATCAGTGCGGGTATCTCGCAGTCCTTCTCCAAGAGCCTGCAAATGTACCTTATTTACGCCACGACGATTAATGGCGCAAATGCCCAATACGGTTTGGGTGCTGGCGAACATGGCGATCACTATAGCCCCGACGAGCCGGGCATAAATATGTACGGGGTATCCGCCGGCATCAACTACCGGTTTGAATAA
- a CDS encoding Trm112 family protein yields MDSKLLDILVCPLCKSPLVYKKDEKELICKADRLAFPIKDDIPVMLEEEARNLAPEEEV; encoded by the coding sequence ATGGACAGCAAGTTACTCGACATCTTAGTATGTCCGCTCTGCAAGAGCCCTCTCGTCTACAAGAAAGACGAAAAAGAACTCATCTGTAAGGCCGATCGTCTTGCATTCCCCATCAAAGATGACATCCCCGTAATGCTGGAGGAAGAGGCGCGTAATTTGGCGCCTGAAGAGGAAGTCTAG
- a CDS encoding biopolymer transporter ExbD, whose amino-acid sequence MNFRSKNVEEPDLNITPLIDIVFLLLIFFMVSTTFKQEFEVSIELPKASTDAKLVEKVLNIGIDEKGQFFINQQKVINTQASHLRRALEKVAGNDRQLPVIISADAATPHQAVITAMDVARQLGFTKLTFATQQLSNE is encoded by the coding sequence ATGAATTTTCGTTCCAAGAATGTTGAAGAGCCAGATCTGAATATCACTCCGTTAATCGACATAGTTTTTCTGTTGTTGATTTTCTTTATGGTGTCCACGACATTTAAACAGGAATTTGAAGTCAGCATAGAATTGCCCAAGGCCTCGACCGATGCAAAACTGGTGGAAAAGGTATTGAATATCGGCATAGACGAAAAGGGACAATTCTTTATCAATCAACAAAAGGTCATCAACACCCAGGCCTCACACCTCAGGCGTGCTTTGGAAAAAGTCGCTGGTAATGATCGCCAACTACCTGTTATTATCAGCGCCGACGCGGCCACACCGCACCAGGCTGTGATTACCGCGATGGATGTAGCGCGCCAACTGGGCTTTACAAAGCTGACCTTCGCCACACAGCAGTTGTCCAACGAATAA
- the kdsB gene encoding 3-deoxy-manno-octulosonate cytidylyltransferase: MGFRVVIPSRYGSSRLPGKPLRDIAGKPLIQHVFECAMRSDAEQVIVATDDQRIADVATGFGAEVCMTSPDHPSGTDRLAEVTTKLGCADGEVIVNLQGDEPLMPPEVINQVATNLLQRPDAAMATVCKRIKTTRMLFDPHVCKVVFDKNGYALYFSRAAIPWDRERFPLDEPLPEFYTHYAHIGLYAYHCGFLKDFVTWPVCHLEETESLEQLRALYNGRKIHVEEAKAVPGPGVDTENDLKEVAAILAGVHQE, encoded by the coding sequence GTGGGGTTTCGCGTCGTTATCCCGTCCCGCTATGGCTCTTCACGTCTGCCAGGCAAACCCCTTCGCGATATCGCAGGCAAGCCGCTTATACAGCATGTCTTCGAATGCGCCATGCGTAGTGATGCCGAGCAGGTCATTGTCGCCACCGATGATCAGCGTATTGCGGATGTGGCTACCGGTTTCGGCGCCGAAGTCTGTATGACTTCGCCTGACCACCCCAGTGGTACGGATCGCCTGGCGGAAGTGACTACCAAACTTGGCTGCGCAGATGGTGAGGTAATCGTGAATCTGCAGGGTGACGAACCCTTGATGCCGCCAGAAGTCATTAACCAGGTTGCCACGAATCTATTGCAAAGACCCGATGCCGCGATGGCGACGGTATGTAAACGCATTAAAACCACGCGTATGTTGTTCGATCCCCATGTATGCAAGGTTGTGTTCGACAAGAATGGCTATGCGCTGTATTTCAGTCGCGCGGCGATACCATGGGACCGTGAGCGTTTTCCTCTGGACGAGCCATTACCGGAGTTCTACACCCATTACGCACACATTGGTCTGTATGCCTATCATTGTGGTTTTCTCAAAGACTTCGTGACATGGCCGGTGTGTCATCTGGAAGAGACCGAGTCACTTGAACAGCTGCGCGCCCTGTATAACGGACGCAAGATACATGTGGAAGAAGCCAAGGCCGTACCCGGCCCTGGCGTCGATACAGAAAACGATCTAAAGGAAGTTGCTGCTATTTTGGCCGGCGTTCATCAGGAGTAG